A section of the Malaclemys terrapin pileata isolate rMalTer1 chromosome 15, rMalTer1.hap1, whole genome shotgun sequence genome encodes:
- the LOC128823030 gene encoding zinc finger protein 501-like isoform X3 — protein MACEKEEQNSQQENVEQVDKHRALLQRSKRNVSRSHEQEISCEIQHRPEKEQGNQAGVKVGKCISCPGTQKDLKETTTKQEILRGKRKNTCTECGKNLCDYSALIKHQRIHTGKRPYECSECGKNFTSNSDLSKHRRIHTGERPYECSECGKKFTHRSNLFHHQRIHTGERPYKCSECGESFTRSSALSVHQRIHTGERPYECSECGKNFTSNSDLSKHRRIHTGERPYECSECGKKFTHRSNLFHHQRIHTGKRPYKCSECGESFTRSSALSAHQRIHTGERPYQCCECGKNFTHRSSLLQHQRIHTAERPYKCSECGKSFTRSSALSVHQRIHTGERPYQCCECGKCFINNSHLIRHQRIHTRERPCGCSECEKTFSWHSAHVSHQRLCKGDEHHKNL, from the coding sequence ATGGCATGTGAGAAAGAGGAGCAGAATTCTCAGCAGGAAAATGTTGAGCAAGTGGATAAACACAGAGCATTATTGCAAAGATCAAAAAGGAATGTGTCCAGGAGTCATGAGCAGGAAATATCCTGTGAGATTCAGCACAGACCAGAAAAAGAGCAAGGAAaccaggcaggggtgaaagtgggtAAATGTATTTCCTGTCCGGGAACTCAGAAGGACTTAAAGGAAACCACAACAAAGCAGGAAATCCtcaggggaaagagaaaaaatacatGCACTGAGTGTGGAAAAAACTTATGTGACTACTCAGCCCTTATaaagcatcagagaatccacacagggaagaggccttatgaatgcagtgagtgtgggaaaaacttcactaGCAACTCCGACCTTTCTAAAcatcggagaatccacacaggggagaggccctatgaatgcagtgagtgtgggaaaaaattCACTCACAGATCAAACCTTTTTcatcatcagagaatccacacaggggagaggccctataaatgcagtgagtgtggggaaAGTTTCACTAGAAGCTCAGCCCTTTctgtgcatcagagaatccacacaggggagaggccctatgaatgcagtgagtgtgggaaaaacttcactaGCAACTCCGACCTTTCTAAAcatcggagaatccacacaggggagaggccctatgaatgcagtgagtgtgggaaaaaattCACTCACAGATCAAACCTTTTTcatcatcagagaatccacaccggGAAGAGGCCCTataaatgcagtgagtgtggagAAAGTTTCACTAGAAGCTCAGCCctttctgcacatcagagaatccacacaggggagaggccctaccaatgctgtgagtgtgggaaaaatttCACTCACAGATCAAGCCTTTtacaacatcagagaatccacacagcgGAGAGGCCCTataaatgcagtgagtgtgggaaaagtttcactagaagctcagccctttctgtacatcagagaatccacacaggggagaggccctatcaATGCTGTGAGTGTGGAAAATGTTTCATTAACAACTCACACCTTATtaggcatcagagaatccacacaaggGAGCGGCCCTGTGGATGCAGTGAGTGTGAGAAGACCTTCTCTTGGCATTCAGCCCATGTTAGCCATCAGAGACTCTGCAAGGGAGATGAACaccataaaaacctctag